Genomic DNA from Rhodothermales bacterium:
TGGGCGGGGACTGGCCAACCGGGCTCCATGGAGGAGATTTATGACAGCAACTCGCGCCGTCTAAAGGTTTACACTGGCACCCGCCTGGCGTACTTCATCGATGACCGCGAGCAGTGGTTCGCGACCGACGGCAGTGCAACGTTCACCTGGCCACTACCGGTCTCCCCATCCTCGCTCTTCAACGGGGCCGTCGTTATCAATGACACCCTGTACACCGCTGAGACCCGAGACGGGATGTCCGGTCTGTGGCGGATAACCGCCGATGGTTCAGCCGAGCTGGTATGGCACAACCCTCACGGTAGTACTCCCTCCTCCCTCACCGCATTTGGCTCTCGCGTGCTCATGGCCTCCGGGAACGGGCCAAGGGGCAGTGAACCGCTCGTCTACGAACCCTCGAGCAGGGATGTCTGGCCCCTGTTTGCGGACGGCATCGGCAACCGTGGAGATCTCAGTGGTTTCATGGTTGTACAGGATCGCGCATTCATCTCTATGGGGGTCCATTCTGTCTGGCAAACCGACGGAACTCACCCTGCCCGCCACGTCCTCACAGCCGACGGCGCCGTTTATCTCCTTGGAGATGTCGATGGAGAGCTTCTTCTCAACTACAACGATGGCATCCACGGCGAGGAGTTGTGGATCACGAACGGAACGGAATCCCGGCTCTTGGCGGATCTGAATCCGGGACCCGCTTCATCCTCGCCCTCAGAGCCAACTCGTGTCGGGGACCGACTCTTTATCTCCGCCGAGGCCTATCCGCACGGGCGTGAACTCTGGGTGCTTACGTACGACTCGACGCCTGAGCCGTCCGATCGGGCCCGCCCCGTCCCTATTGTAGTCCCCCCTCCCTTTCCGAATCCGGCGACAGGCCTTACGCGGATCGCAGTTCCGGCCCACCAAGGACCAATTGACATCACGCTCTACGACGTTCTCGGCCGCGAGGTCAGAACGATAGCCAACCTCTCGAACGTGACCAACTCCACCTCTCAAGCTGTCGACCTCGCCGGACTTTCCGCGGGAGTCTACCTGCTGACCGTGGACATTGCGGGTTACCGCGAGTCACACCCGCTGATTGTCCGGCGGTAAGCGGTGCGCCGGAGAGGTCGGGAAGACCCACTGGCAGTCGCTTTAGGGCCAGTCTGCGGCAACCGATACCAGCAGCCTGAAGACTCATGACACCATGAAGACACTGGTTGCTACGGCGTGCGCCGCCGTCCTTGGGCTCGGATATCTGGCACACGACCCCACTCCCGTTGCGAACTACATCCGGGTGGCATCCGAGGGCGCATTCACCATTGAACCTGAAGAATGGCTTGAGGAGGCGACTTCCGGTGTCAAGGCCGGGAATCCGTTCTGGATGAGCACCTACGGTGTCCTCCTCCTCAACGGGTCCCAAGGGGTTGAGCCGCTGGAAAACCTTGTAGAGGCGGATCCAGGCCGGGGAGCAATTCTGATTGAACAAGCTGTCGACAAAGGTCTGACAAACGGCCTCTTCCTTTCGTGGTTGTTCACTGGTCAGTCCGATGAGACTCTGCTAACCAGGGCCGTCCAACTAGGGGATCCGAATGCCACCAGCGTGTGGCTGGAAAGGGCGCTCCTAGGTGCGGAGTGCTCGACGGAAGGACGAGCCGTCCTGGATCGGCCGCTGCCCTCTCGCGAAGAACTGTTGGCGAACCAAGAGCGAACGGCAGTGCTCTTCGAGGAGTATGGCGTCGGCTGGTATAGCCGGGAGAGCGTTGAAGAGCAGTACGAGCAGGCTTACGCAGAGGCCTTGTCCAAACTTGAGAGGCTGGAAGAAGGGATCGAGTGCGATCCGGAAGCGACGTGATCTGAGCACCGGTGGTCCCCTGACCTCCGCAGGCACCTGTCATCGGAAGAGTCTCATCGCAGTGGCGCGAATCTCTCCACCGGTCCCGCTAACTTCAACGGAACCGCCACGAGCGCTCACACGGCCTGCTGGCGGCACACCATCGCCCACTAAATCAGCCGGAACCATGGCCGACATCGCGAAAGACACCACGGCCACCGTGATTCCGACGCTACGCTACAACGACGCGGCCACCGCCGTGGAGTGGCTGTGCGAGGCCTTCGGCTTTGAGAAGCACCTCGTGGTGCCAGGGGAAGACGGCACCGTCATCCACGCCCAACTCACTTTCGGGAGAGGAATGGTGATGCTGGGGTCTGCCCGATCTGACGAATTTGGCGCGGTCCAGAGGCCACCGGACTCCGCAGACGCTCCGGTGACCCAGAGTCCGTACATCGTTGTGTCCGATGCCGACGACCACTACGCACGAGCCGTAGCAGCAGGAGCGCATGTCGTCATGGAGCTCGCCGATCAGGACTACGGTGGGCGCCTCTACACCTGCCGCGACCTCGAGGGTCACGTTTGGAGCTTTGGCTCTTACGACCCGTGGGGCTAAGTCTGATTCAATCCAGGCGCTTTTGTGTGCTGGCGCCACCATACAGAAATCCCCCGACCTCCATCTTGGAGACCGGGGGATTCCCCCACCCAGGAGTCAAGCTCGGCGGCCGGTAAGCTAAAACCGCCGGTGCCCTCTCATCCTATTTCATGAGAACCAGCTGTTTGGTGAAGCTGCCAGCCTTGGTCTCAAGTCGGTAGATGTACGTGCCCGTGGGGAGGCCCGCTGCGTCAAACTGCACTTCGTGCTGACCCGCCTGTACGGTGCCGTCGATCAGCACTTCGACCTCGCGACCCAGCACGTCATACACGGCCAGGCGTGCGGTGCCGGTCTGCGGAAGCGAGAATGCGATGGTCGTCACCGGATTGAACGGGTTGGGATAGTTCTGGTCGAGCGCGTATCCGGTCGGGATCTCGACTTCAGTGGTCGGCTCGGGCTCAACATCCGTTGATACTGAGGCGGCCGGCATGAAGTGGATTCCACCTTCCTGGACACCCATCAGAACCTCACCACCACTCGGGCTGATCGTGACAAAGGTCACGTTCGCACCACGAAGGGCGAAGGAACTCATGGACGAGGCCGTCGAAGGCGCGCTCGAAGTGAAGGCGCCGTGTCCCCACGTCGTGACGTAGAGGTCTTCACTCTGATCGAACGCGAGGCTGCGAGCTTCAGGCGTGACCGTTCCGCTGTCCAGCGTTACGTCCGTATCGATTTGGCTCCAAAGGCCGGTGGCCAGCCCGTCACCGTCGAGCGACATGCGGTAGACACCACTGCCGGTGGCGGCAAAGATGAATCCACTGGTGGCATTCGACGACGGAAGCAGCTCCAGGTCGAAGATGTGCCCGGCGTTGTTGGAGATCAGCAGATTGTTGATCACAGTGCCACCAAGCTCGGTCCACGTGAAGCCGAAGTCTTCCGAGGTGAATACCCCGCCGCCGAAGGTACCGGCGTACAGTCGGCCGGCTTCTGTCGGGTGTGCGGCCATGGACCACGGCGTGTCCGTGGAGACGGCCGGCAGGCTGGAGACCTGCTGCCAGGTGGCCCCGTTGTTCAGCGAACGGAACACCAGTCCATCGTTCGCGGAGACATACAGGAATCCGCTGTTGTCCTCCAGGATCGAGTACACATTCGTCCATCCGGGAGTGCCGTTTCCGAGGTCCGGCTCTGCTGCGGTGAAGTTCTCGCCACCATCGGTTGAGATGTAGAGACCATCACTGCCCCAGGACGCCAGGTACAGCTTGTCGTCCGTCGAGTCGGCAGGTGTGCCGGCGTTGTCCAGGTACATGTCATTCACGTACAGCGGGTACGGGAGTCCGTTGCCGCACTCGCGCCAGAGGTCAGCCGGGAAGCCGGTGATCTGCTTGACGCGGCACAGGACAGCGCTGTTGAGCCCGGAGAATCCATTCGCCAGACCAACAACCAGGCGCTCGTTCGTACCAGAGCTGTACCATGCGGCAGAGGTCGCCTGCGCACCGGTCGGGAAGGAGAACGCCGGAGCTACGGTCAGGCTGACCGAGTCATCGGTCGAATCCGGATCACTCTCGGGCGAAGACACCGTCGCGGTTGCCGTGCCATTGAAGATGTGCTTCACGATTGCCGTGTAGGTGATCGTCGCACTGTCTCCAGAGCCCATCGCGCCGACACTCCAGACTCCTGTTGAGGAGTTGTAGGAACCGACCGAGAAGGTCGGACCGGTCACGATTTCGAGCACGGTGCCAGAGGCGCCGTCGCTACCGAACAGGATGTCGTCAACCGTAACACACGTCGCGGTATCGGGGCCTGCATTGGTGACGGTCATGGTGATCGTCATCTGGTCGCCCGGATTGACGCTGGTGCCCGCCGAGGAGGACATCGCCAGCGACAGGTCGGCAGACTGGTCCGCGAAGGACTCGATGCCACTGAAGCTCACGGTCTTGTGGGCGCTGGAGAACGTAATCGTTCCAGTGCCACCCGCATTCGTGATGGTATCAATGGTCGCGCCGCCGCTCGTATTCATGTCGAGCACGTCGCCCGCGCAGGTCGTCGGAGTGCTACCGGCGACTGTGGCCAGGCTGAGACTACTCGAGTTCGAGATCGGCAGGATCGTGAGCGTGTCTGCTCCCTCCTCACCATTGATGGTAATCGTGGTGGAAGGAGATCCGGTCTCGTCGAGGCCCTGGAAATCAACCGTGTCTGCGCCGTCGCCGGCGTTGATGACCAGCGTCGTGGTAGGCGTTTTGAACGTGATCGCCTCAGAGCCATTCGAATCGATGAACGACATGCCGTCTACGCTCGATGCATTGTCGCGAAGGACGATGTTGTCATCGATCGCATCCGAGAACGTAAACGTGGCGTCCGACACGGTGATGGTCGATAGGACCGGCGCCAGGTTCTGGTAGTCGACGCCAAGCGTCGTACCGCCGGATCCGAATGTGAACTGACCAGCAGATGAACTGACCGCAACGTGGGTCGACGTCCATGTGTTGTTGTTGGGATCATTGATTTCCAGTGCGTCTGCACCGTCGCCACCATCCCATAGCAGGTCGAGGTTGGGATCCAACCCTCCGAGACTCACCGCCAGCGTGTTCGCGTTGGCATTGCCGTTTATGGTGAAGTCAGGATCGCTACCGGTACCGTAGGTAGCCGAGAGCATCGTATTGCCGTTGCCGTCGACCAGGGTCAGGTTGCCACCGACCTCAGAAACTGTGACGGGCTCAACGGTGCCAGTGGGCAGCGTTACCGAGGTAGGAGCCGCGCCGACTGCGATGGAGTAGTCCTCCACCTCACCGTCATTTGCAGTCTCGGTTGCGTCGTCGCAATTGTCGATGGTCGAGCACAGGCGGAATCTCAGAATCTCCGGGTTCGTGGCACCGACAGCGACAGAGACGGCTACCCAGTTGGAGCCCTCGGTTACCGCCAGGTCGGTCACATCCGTAATCGCGCCATCTCCAAAGATGCTGAGGTAGCCGCTTCCGCCGGTCACCTGCACATGGAAATAGGCCGTCGTGTTAGCCGTCATGACGTTCCCGAGGATCGAGACACCGTCATCGCCGTCTCCGTCATCGTTCGGATTCGAGGTCTCGGCATCAATCGCTGTTCCCAGCCTGAGATCGCTGCTGATGAGGTGTGAACCCAGAGCTGCGCCACCACTCGTGGTCAGGTCACCGAAGTCAACGCCGACCAGCAGGGCCGAATCGGTATCGGCATCGTTGGAGTTGTCGGTTTCGGTGTTGCCTGCCTGGGATACGGTCATGCTGGCCGTGGAGCCCGCGGCACCGTCGGCGTTGACGGTGAAGACCACCGTCTCAGACTCGCCGGCACCAAAGTCAGCGAACTGAAGCACACATGAGCCGCCCTGCAACGATGGACTGCTGTCGCAGGTCGTATTTCCACTGCTATCGCCGGTGTAGGAGCTCGCGGTAGCGGTGCTCATGTTGAACCCGGTCTCGGTGATCGTCAGCGTGATGTCGGCCGTCGCCGCAGCAACACCGTTGTTCGTGACGACCACATTGACAGTCGCCCCGGGGGTGCCATCCAGGTTGATGGTCGCATCGGTGATGTTCACGGCCACCGACAGGTCAATGCTGTCGTTGGCGTTGATAAGACCGATGGCATTGCCGTTGCCGGCATTGACATCGTAGTCCGCGCCATCGGTAATGGTCACGATGAGGGACTCGTCGCCCTCGGCATCCGAGTCATTGATGGTGACGACGGTCAGGGTCGCAGGCGCGGAAGGCGTAACGGCAGACGTGATGGACAGGCTCGGTGTGGGCGTGTAGTCCGCCCCGGCCGTCGTCGTGACGTCCTGGTAGCTGAAGAGGGCTGTGTAGCTGGCCTCTGCTGCCACGCTCGGCGTTACGGTGAACGTCAGGTTCGCCCCTTCCGCTACAGGAGATGCATCCGAGATGGAGAGCTCCGGCTGCGACTCGTTGTCGAGGATGGTGGCGACGCCGATGCCGTCGGACAGCGAATAGCGGGCGTTGGTCGCAACCTGTACGTTGAACGTTTCAGTGCCTTCGTAGACGAGATCGTCGATGATCTGCACGAGAAGGTCTGTCGAGGTCGTCCCCGCGGCGAGAACGGCCGTGTAGGCTGCCAGGCCGGTTCCGTCACCGTCGTTGTAGTCCGTGTCGTCGCTTCCGCCGGCCCCGTTGTCGGCATCGGTGGAACCATCGATGAACGCGATGTCAGGGGTCCCTGCGTTGGTACCAAACGTGAGATCTTCGTCGATGGGACCCGAGAGCGTAATCGTCATCGGGATCGTGCCCGCGTTCTCAGCCGCGGATCCGTCCGCGATGGACAGCGTCGGGTTCGACTCATCGTCGACAATGACGATTTCCTGATCGTCGTCGACGATCGTGCCGCCACTCGCATTGGAAATGACGAGTTGGAAGCACTCACTGGCGTTCTGCGCCTGATCGGCGTTCTCGCGGATGGAGTCCTCCAGCGTCTGGACACTGACCGGCTGGCTCGCCGTGGAGCCCGACAAGAAGGTCAGGGTACCGGACGCTACTACGAAGTCAGTCCCCGCCGTAGCGGAGTTGACGGTGCCCACGGAACACGTGGCTTTCGGTAGCACCGCATAGTCGACGGTGATGTTGGCGCCGGGTGCCGCGTCGACGGTCACCTGAGCGGTCAACGTATTCCCCTCGGTCACGGTCGCATCCGCGGGGACGTTGAAGTTCTGGGCTTGGGAGGGTAGCACTGACGCGAATGCCAGAAGCACCAGCCCAATGAGGGTTTTACCCAGCGTTAGTATCCGCCCGTGAGTAGTAACAGAATTCATGACAGCCTTCCTGCTGATGTTTGCACAACGTTGCCGGGCGGCTGCCGCTGTCGTCATGGGGGACGTACGACACTCCGCACCGCTAACCAGTCACTGAAAACGGACGTGAGTAGCTGAATTCGGTCACATGTCCCATTTGTGTCGTCTTTTGTCCGATTTGTGATAGCGGATGTCTGCTATCCGTTGGCCCCCTGTCCGAAATGCGTCCTTTCGCACCCTGCCACACCGATTGGAATCAGCCCAAAACGGCCGATTTTTGTCCAGGAGCGGCCGAATTGGACAACGGGCCGTCCGATTCCCTCCAGTCGTGTCCGAATCGCTTCAATTCGGCCCTGAAGGGGCATTAGGGCCCAAAAACGGCAGGGAGAGTCGGCACCTACCGGATCAACTGGATCGGCACGGCGCGCTCAGCGCCATCTGCACTCCGGACCAGCAGGAAATAGGTGCCACCTGCCAACTGTTCGGGCAGGCGCCATTGAACGGGACTCCTTCCGAGCTGGACGGACAAGCCGGTGACCCTTCTCCCAATCGGATCAACAAGCAACAGCGAAGCGGCCAGCGGGGCTCGGTCGAGTCGAACGTTCAGCAGTCCCCGGGTAGGATTTGGATATACCTCCAGGCTCGGTGCATCTGGCAGCGACGGCTCGCCACCCATATAGAGCGATCCCTGATACGCGCCCGCATCGGACGCGAGGCCGACGGGCCGGATCACACCGTCGAGGTCCGTGCCGACCGAGTACTCCGGGGCACCCAGGTTCATTGCAGGGCTGCCGGGCTGGAGGCGGTAGTTGCCCTCTTCGCCCGGGGCCGCCGGAGCCACGAACAGGGGATCGGCATAGATACTTGTCGGGAATGCAGATGAGAAGTCGTCCGCAACGATTCCGTAGGTGTGGCTGCTAAAAACCTCCTCGGACTCCGGAAAAAAGAACACGCTCGATTCGATGCTCAAATCCACCTCGTCCGCCGCGAACAAAGCCGACCTCTCGTTGCGGGCGTTGAAGATGCTGTTGGCAATCAGCACTTGAATCCCGTCATGGGGTGGGTCGTACTCGATGTGCATGATGTAGTTGTTG
This window encodes:
- a CDS encoding VOC family protein encodes the protein MADIAKDTTATVIPTLRYNDAATAVEWLCEAFGFEKHLVVPGEDGTVIHAQLTFGRGMVMLGSARSDEFGAVQRPPDSADAPVTQSPYIVVSDADDHYARAVAAGAHVVMELADQDYGGRLYTCRDLEGHVWSFGSYDPWG
- a CDS encoding T9SS type A sorting domain-containing protein, with product MNSVTTHGRILTLGKTLIGLVLLAFASVLPSQAQNFNVPADATVTEGNTLTAQVTVDAAPGANITVDYAVLPKATCSVGTVNSATAGTDFVVASGTLTFLSGSTASQPVSVQTLEDSIRENADQAQNASECFQLVISNASGGTIVDDDQEIVIVDDESNPTLSIADGSAAENAGTIPMTITLSGPIDEDLTFGTNAGTPDIAFIDGSTDADNGAGGSDDTDYNDGDGTGLAAYTAVLAAGTTSTDLLVQIIDDLVYEGTETFNVQVATNARYSLSDGIGVATILDNESQPELSISDASPVAEGANLTFTVTPSVAAEASYTALFSYQDVTTTAGADYTPTPSLSITSAVTPSAPATLTVVTINDSDAEGDESLIVTITDGADYDVNAGNGNAIGLINANDSIDLSVAVNITDATINLDGTPGATVNVVVTNNGVAAATADITLTITETGFNMSTATASSYTGDSSGNTTCDSSPSLQGGSCVLQFADFGAGESETVVFTVNADGAAGSTASMTVSQAGNTETDNSNDADTDSALLVGVDFGDLTTSGGAALGSHLISSDLRLGTAIDAETSNPNDDGDGDDGVSILGNVMTANTTAYFHVQVTGGSGYLSIFGDGAITDVTDLAVTEGSNWVAVSVAVGATNPEILRFRLCSTIDNCDDATETANDGEVEDYSIAVGAAPTSVTLPTGTVEPVTVSEVGGNLTLVDGNGNTMLSATYGTGSDPDFTINGNANANTLAVSLGGLDPNLDLLWDGGDGADALEINDPNNNTWTSTHVAVSSSAGQFTFGSGGTTLGVDYQNLAPVLSTITVSDATFTFSDAIDDNIVLRDNASSVDGMSFIDSNGSEAITFKTPTTTLVINAGDGADTVDFQGLDETGSPSTTITINGEEGADTLTILPISNSSSLSLATVAGSTPTTCAGDVLDMNTSGGATIDTITNAGGTGTITFSSAHKTVSFSGIESFADQSADLSLAMSSSAGTSVNPGDQMTITMTVTNAGPDTATCVTVDDILFGSDGASGTVLEIVTGPTFSVGSYNSSTGVWSVGAMGSGDSATITYTAIVKHIFNGTATATVSSPESDPDSTDDSVSLTVAPAFSFPTGAQATSAAWYSSGTNERLVVGLANGFSGLNSAVLCRVKQITGFPADLWRECGNGLPYPLYVNDMYLDNAGTPADSTDDKLYLASWGSDGLYISTDGGENFTAAEPDLGNGTPGWTNVYSILEDNSGFLYVSANDGLVFRSLNNGATWQQVSSLPAVSTDTPWSMAAHPTEAGRLYAGTFGGGVFTSEDFGFTWTELGGTVINNLLISNNAGHIFDLELLPSSNATSGFIFAATGSGVYRMSLDGDGLATGLWSQIDTDVTLDSGTVTPEARSLAFDQSEDLYVTTWGHGAFTSSAPSTASSMSSFALRGANVTFVTISPSGGEVLMGVQEGGIHFMPAASVSTDVEPEPTTEVEIPTGYALDQNYPNPFNPVTTIAFSLPQTGTARLAVYDVLGREVEVLIDGTVQAGQHEVQFDAAGLPTGTYIYRLETKAGSFTKQLVLMK